The Triticum aestivum cultivar Chinese Spring chromosome 5A, IWGSC CS RefSeq v2.1, whole genome shotgun sequence genomic sequence agctacggccaatacatccattaagaggttcaaacaagcatgtcaaaaacgcaaatgcaaaacagatttcagacttagtgaaattaacacttgtctgaaatttcagatcacgaagccctcttcggagcagcaaaacaacatgatacatgacctgattaagacaagtaagaacatggcatggagctactcaacaagcttaacaaaatacccaaagtgacctggggccaaaagggttcacaaaatatactaacgggcacacgaacatagccaaaacacaatcagttttcagacttggtgaaaactgagacatgctgaaatataactcacgaaggcatgtaaacgagctcgatgcactcactacggtgcaagtcatggcaaggcaagcatacatccattaagaagacacaaaattctagctagacatggcaagaacaatggcatagcatgcacggatcaactacaataacatcggcaaaatcgcaaacaagttgacgatctgcccagattcacaacgaagcaaaagtagagctcgattgactcaagctagggtgctccatatttgcaagtaaagacatggatggatagagcataacatgattaataaatctcctttactgatcatcctcaaaagaggcacgggtcactaggaaacaagctgaacatatggcatcatgaactaaataatcccagacttagtgaaaactactaagtccctgaaaacagattcaccgggtgcctcactttgcaagcttgcacaagtcaccacacacatcctaaaaatgcatggtttgcacctctagaaagaagacaaaatccttaacaaaacatatgaaggactcacaggcatatcatgcacacaataatcatggcaaaaatgacaaaagtctaagatgaactagcagatctgacaattaactcacgaagcctccttctaacagcatttcgggcatcaacatgaactcaaatgaaaatgatgcaatggaatgaaacgaTTTACtcctcgagacgaacattttgatatgctatatgcatgaatcggagctacgggtgcaaagttacggagcctcgaACAGAGCAACTTGGGCTGAAAATTTAAAGACTTAGAGAAAAAAAACAACCCCAGATCTAGGGTTGCACGGAAACCGAGGTGCGGCGCTGCACTGTTCACGGAGGTCGCCGGAGATGACGGAGACGAAGGCGGCCGAAGCGGGACGAACGGCGGCGAGGTCTCCCGGGCCCGGAcctcaccggatccggccggcgggggtcggagaggcggcggggacggcgcggcCGACCGCGGCGNNNNNNNNNNNNNNNNNNNNNNNNNNNNNNNNNNNNNNNNNNNNNNNNNNNNNNNNNNNNNNNNNNNNNNNNNNNNNNNNNNNNNNNNNNNNNNNNNNNNNNNNNNNNNNNNNNNNNNNNNNNNNNNNNNNNNNNNNNNNNNNNNNNNNNNNNNNNNNNNNNNNNNNNNNNNNNNNNNNNNNNNNNNNNNNNNNNNNNNNNNNNNNNNNNNNNNNNNNNNNNNNNNNNNNNNNNNNNNNNNNNNNNNNNNNNNNNNNNNNNNNNNNNNNNNNNNNNNNNNNNNNNNNNNNNNNNNNNNNNNNNNNNNNNNNNNNNNNNNNNNNNNNNNNNNNNNNNNNNNNNNNNNNNNNNNNNNNNNNNNNNNNNNNNNNNNNNNNNNNNNNNNNNNNNNNNNNNNNACCGCGGCgtggggcggcgatgcggtccGAGCTCGCCGGCGCGGCGAGCTCCGGCTCGGGGCGGAGCGGTGGCGAGGCGGCCTGCGGCGGCGGCGCCCGCGTGAGCCGAGGGAGGCGGCAGAGAGAGGAGGCGGCCTTGCGGCGGGGACTTCGGGCTCGCGAGGGCCCGGatcgggcctcccgggccggcggcggtggtaAGTGGCGGAGGCCACGTGGTGCAGCGGGATAGGGCGGCGGCGGTGTGTCCGGCcgggtcggacaatgtccggccgacgcgaggggatttagggtttcggagagggagagagatccgaaaaacggggggtctatttataggcataagtggagctaggagagtccaaatgaggtgcagtttttggccacacgatcgtgatcgaacgctctaggtgatggagtagagtttggtgggttttgggacaaattggaggggtgttgggctgcaacacacacggggccatttcggtccctcggttaaccgttggagtatcaaacgaagtccaaatgatacgaaacttgacaggcggtctaccggtagtaaaccaaggccgcttggcaagtatcagtccaatccggaaatgtttaatccccacacacgaaagaaagttagaaatgaccaccggaggagaacgaagcgccggaatgcaaaacggacaacggggaaaatgctcgaatgcatgagacaaacacgtatgccaatgcaatgcacatgatgacatgatatgagatgcatgacaaagacaacaacacacggagataaagacccgaacccgaggaataaATATAgcttaacgccgaaaacggcaagagttggagtacaaaaaaagggaaagttacatccggggtgttacaagcacctagcaagcaaagatagaagtgatttcaagggtatggtcatctttcctgcaaaGTACTCGGAGTttccttgatcctcgtaagcgaactcaacgggctccttgttcacgaactcgtctcccgactctacccaagcaagaacaaccagcaaaagaacacaatcaaccacgtgcaatgctcaagcaacatgatgcgaacatggtatgctatgcgggatgcgatatgtgatgcatatgcaagatttgcaaaggaatgattgaacctggcctcaacttggaaacccaagagtgccactggaaaggtgaggtgatttcagttgaaatcgatataaagatcaccagaatcggatgcacggtttggaaatggcaagcaaaacaaatatggcactggtctgcgataatcagcaagtgaccaactaaatgcatcaagatatatATGATacggcactcaaacatgacaacaaaatacatggcagggatccactcatgaagcttgacaaaagatgaacactgagctacggctaattcatccattaacaggttcaaacaagcatggaaaaagagcaaatgataataggtttcagacttagtaaaattaacacaagtctggaatttatcatcaggaagcacactttagagcatgaaaactatatactACAGGAACacatcatggcaaagaaaggcatgacatgaagctactcaaatcacttaacaaaagtcccttagtgaccttgagccaaaagggatcagaacatacaattgcaagcatgtgaacacagcaaaaacataaacagattcagacttagtgaaaaactagagcatgcaaatcagtcaacgagtaggcatgtttacgagctcgatgcacgcactacagagcatggaatgacaaactaagcatacacccatgaagCATACATAGCATaggagctatacatggcaagaacaacaatatagcatgcacggatcaatagcaacatcctcggcaaaatcgctaaacatgtcaacaatctgccaggattattttatagcaaaagtagagctcgattgactcaagctagggtgctccataaatgcaaacaaagacatggatggatagagcaccataatattaataaaacatccttactgatcatcctcaaaagaggcacagatcactaggaaacaacatgaacatatggcataaaagcaaaaacaggacaaagacttagtgaaattctaagtccctgaaatcggcatcaacgattacgctactttgcaagcttgtgctagtcatcacaaatatcacaaaaatacatggcaagcacctctgtaaagataacatgacactctacaaaacacatgtagagatcaggatcatagcatgcacccattaatcatggcaaaaatgacaacatactatttgctgaaacagatcttcaactttcctcacatagccctcttccaacagcatttcgggcatcaagatgagctcaaatgaaaatgatgcaatgagatccGGATTTTTGGGGAAGAAGTCAACCGGGTTATGGCATGCGGAAAAAAATGCAAATTAGCTAGGGTTTTCGGGGAAGAAGTCAACCAGGTGATACtctagatccagatctggatcggcacggATTACGAGGTTCGCTGGAACTGCACTGTAGACGGCCGTCGTGGTTGAAGGATCTGGCTGGAgagaggaggagctcgccggagctgggGCTGGCTGGAGCTTGAgaaggcgatggcggcgaggtGGAGGCCAGCCGGCGTCGTGGAAGAGGAAGGCGGGGCATCGGCAGGCGGCGGTCCggtgcggcggaggcggcggtccgatgcggcggaggcggcggcccgaTGCGGCGAGCTGCGAGCTGGGCGGCGAGGTAGCGCGGGCGGCGGGCGAGTCGAGGGAGACGCAGGCGGCGATGGGCTCCTCGGGCCCTCCTCGGGCCCAGCGGGCCTCGACGGCGGTGGGGCAGGAGCTGTCACGTGGCGTTCATTGATTCGCCGTGGGCGACGGTGGCTCTGTCCGGCCGGGACGGACACgcccggcgcggcgcgagggaagAATTAGGGTTTGGAAGGGGAAGATCCGGGATTTAGAATGGGgtgtctatttatagaggtagagggagttaggaagctccaaatggagtgcggtttgtggccacgcgatcgtgatcgaacgttctagatgatggagagggtttaggtgggttttgggccagtttggaagggtgttgggctgcaacacacacgaggacttttcggtccctcggttaaccgttggagtatcaaacaaagtccaaatggcacgaaacttgacagacggtctaccggtagtaaaccaaggccgcatggcaagcctcggtccaatccgaaaacgtttaacacccgcacacgaaaagaggtagcaaggaccaccggaggacataggagcgtcggaatgcaaaacggacaacgggggaaatgctcggatgcatgagacgaacatgtatgcaaatgcaatgcacatgatgacatggtatgatatgcatgacgaagacaacaacacacgaagataaaaacccgacaccgaggaaataaaataacttagtgccggaaacggcaagagttgggatacatataaggtaaattacatccaagGTGTTACACATGCTCATACCTGTCATCGCCGCATAGCGCTGCAGGCCCACGTCGTCGTCGCTCCTCGGGACGAGAAGACCAAGAGAGTCAAACCAAGAGTCGAGCCGTCGAAGACGACGAACACTCAAACAGGTGAACGAAAAGAAGGAAGTGACGGAACTCAAGGAACGATCGGAATCAAGGTCAGGGTCTGATCGATCATGTGATCCGAACAAACAGGAAACGAGAGATTTGGTTTCCACGTTATTCTCTACCTACATGCGAACATGGGCCAGGCCTTTTTCTTATTTCCTTCTATGTACGCAGTACACAAGGCTGAATTTAAAAAAAACATGATGGCGTAGATCATGGTAATTATTGTTAATTGATATTTTCCTTCTATGTACGCAGCACACAAGGCTGAGTTTTAAAAAAACATGATGGCGTAGATCATGGtaattgttattaattgatattttCCTTCTATGTAAGCAGCACACAAGGCTGAGTTTCAGAAAAACAAATATATGATGGCGTAGATCATGGTAATTCTTGCTAATTGATATGATTAAAATAGGCCCAGGTTGGAGCGAGATCGTGGTAATTATTGCGTAATTATGATGGCATAGATCATACGGTAATTGTTGATAACTGATTATGGTAAATGATGTGATACAACATTGAGGCAATCCAGTCCATTGAGAGATGGCGGATGTATGGCTGAGATGTAATCTTTCTGCCACAActcgattgtttaatagtagtggagatgAACATTTTTCAATGCAAATACATTTTTACAGTACTTGTTGAACATGTTTTCATATATGTAGTGAACATTTTCCCAAGACGTTttttaatacacaatgaacattttttatagTGTAAATACATTTTTATACATTGTGAGCATTCTGCCTAGCTGATGAACAAATTTAAGTATTGTTAATACTTAATACAACTTTTGAATACACAATGACCATTTTTCTATTGAATAATTAACATTTTCATAGTACTtactaaacattttttaaatatgtaaTAAGCATTTTCCTAAGACATGTTTTAAACACTATAAAATGCTACTATGAACATTTCTCTCCCTAATGTAATTGATATTTTTTTTAAGTATTGCAATTTCTATTGAACAATTAACATTTTGATAGTACCTGTTGAACCTGTTTTGAAATATGTAATGGACATTTGtgaaatacacaatgaacatttttaaatgcgAACACATTTTCATAGTACTTGTTCAACAGGTTTTGAAATATGTAGTGATcgtttttccaagacatttttgatACACTATGAACATTGTTTTTAAATGCAAATACATTTCCTATACACTATGAGCATTTTTCTTCCTAGTTGATGAACAAATTGAAGTATTACTAATACAATTTTTTGTTAGACAATGAACATTTTTCTATTGAAGAATTAACATTTTCATAGTACtaattgaacattttttgaaatatttaATAAGCATTTTCTTAAGACAATTTTCAACACACTATGACCATTTTCTGAAAATGCATTTTTTTaatactagaatatttatatccctaATGTAATTGATGACCAATTTAAGGTATTGCAAATACTTTTTAAACATTTTTCTATCGAACAATTAACATTTAGATTGTACTTGCTTAACTTGTTTTGAAGTATGTAATAAACATTTTTCCAAGCCATTTTTTAAATACACTATGAACATTTTTTTACTTCAAATACATTTCACAGTACTTGTTGAACACGCTTTGAAATATGCTGTGAATATTTTACCAAGACATTGTTTAAATAGactatgaacattttcttaattacAAATATATTTTTAAGTAATTCGCAAAAAAGACATTATTCAGTATACAATGAGCATTTCTCAAATAACTTATTCAGGCTTCCAAACAGAGAATTTTTCAAATGTTCATCATTATTTTAGATTGTACTCAGCTTTTTGAATTATCGCTTCATATCTTTGTAGATGTACTTCTTTGAATGTTCTATCCAAACAATAAATTCTCCAAAAAAACAAGTATGTCACTCCAGCTTTCAACTTATTTCTTCTTCCTTCATGTATCTCTTCAGCTGGATGTGCAAGCTTTATGGGAAAAGTTTGTCTTCCAACTCATGAAAAAAGGACAACAAAATTAAACTACCGTTTGTCGAGGATTTAATGGACACATATGTAAGTTTTTGGTGTATTAAATTTCCTTCTCAATGAAATTCTTGATCAAATCTTCCAAAAAATGACATTGTTCTGTACTCATTTTCTTTTCTCATTGCGTGCAAGCTCCCCAGCTTCTGAACTAACAAGAACTAAGAAAGTACATAATTTTGTATTTTCCATCGATCGAATGACTGTTAGCACGAGAATGAAAGCTCTGATAACTTTGATGACTAAAGAAGAGTGAGGGACTGAACAACAACTTAGCAGCTGACCAACTAACCAAGCACTATTTCCATGCTTAGCTCAATGACAAAGCTATTGTACCAAACTAAGCAAGTACTTGTTTTGTACAATGAACGGAAGAGTTTTCTACACTTGTTCTTACATTCTTGAATCCAGTTCCTTATTCAACCGAAGTGAAACAACTTACACTAGATGTTAATACAAGTAAACTACAACAACTTAGACTAGATGTTTTGCAAACATCTTACTAGATTCAGTCCCTTTTTTTGTCCAAGTGACATTTTCTTCATAATGCAACTTGAACTGAAAGGGAAGGACATTCATTAAGGCTTTGTTTGGGTGCAAGGGTAGGATAACCGAGGGTGACGGGGGATTTTCGCAAGCATATGTTATCCCCATCTACAAACGAGAACATCACATGACCATTTTCTGTGCTAGAATAAGAATAGCAAATACACAAATGTCAGAATTTACTACAAATATATATGATTTTGTAGTTGGGAAAGATCTCCCACTACAAACAAAAACATCATGTGACCATTTTCATACCCTAGAATAAGAACAAGCCATTGTTCGACAAGTTCCAAAAGATAGAACTACCAGGCCAACGGCAATACTAATGAAAAACAATAATAGCCATAGAAAAATAGtaaaaagcaaacgaaaaagaagaagtGAAGAAGAGATGAAAGGAGCGAAGCAAACAGGGAAGAAGAAGCGAACAAAAGCAAGCGAACAACAAAACTAATGCTATTGGAATGGCCCACTAAAATCATCCCATGAGGCAAGCAACCTTCTACCGCGCCAAGCGAGATATAGAAGCGCCCAGCGCCATGTcacacaaaagaaaaggaaaaaaattaacAGAGAAAACAGAGTAACGAGCGAGTGCGCCGACTATTTCTCATATTAAGCGAGACCGTACGAACTCTCCCGAACTCTGGCTGAAGGGTGTACAGTAATTGTGCCGGCCCATTTCACGCAGTTAAATGAAAATAGGAAAATTAGGGATCAATCCCTGGTCTCCTGGGAGATGGCTCGCTCTAATAGCCATTGCACCCAAGTCTTGCACGTGATAATCACTGGTGCGTTGTGTACTTGAGGCGAATCAAGCCGTTTTTCCACTGGGTTTcacgttttttttgtttcttgacagggttttcttcttttttgtttggttttcttttttcttctccattatttctggttttctcttttcttccccatttttcatttttcttatgtttgtttttgttttcaccCTATATTTTTGTATATGTGAAAAACAATTTTCCAATCCACGTTTAGCATTTTTTTCAATACCAATTTAACATTTTTTCaacacatggtcaatattttttctatacacattttaaatatttttcaaatgatTGATTAAAATTTTCTAAATATTTAATTTTTTGAATAaaaggtcaacattttttctatacacatttaaaattttccaaatgcttgattaacatctttctaaatgcaatattaacattttttgaatacaaggtcaatatttttatacacatttaacattttccaaatgctttattaacatttttaatacttgtTCAACAATTTTTTGAATGCTTGATTAATATCTTTTATATACACTATAAAGAAAAAGCATCATTTTTTTaacacatggtcaatattttttctatagacTTCTAACATTTATCAAATGTTTGATCAAAATTTTGcgaatacttgtttaacatttttttcaaatgttttattaacatttttttatttaaatgataaaaaaacccaCCATTTTTTAATACATAGTCAATTGTTTTGCACatgtaacatttttcaaatgcttgatcacAAATTTTTCAATATTTCCTGTTTTTGTTTATTCTATGTTAGAATAATTCAGGATTACAAAATGGttctaaaatttcaaaaaaaaattacgaGTTTTGAATTGTAAAAACAGttcttgaattcaaaaaatgtttacgaTTTAGAAAAATCATTTTTTATTTTGATGAAAATAATTATGAAAATTTTTTAAacttgaagaaaaaaaattaattcGATGGTTTTTTTAACTTGATGACCAAAATTTgtattcaagaacattttttgaaaacaaatGGATGAACAAATTTTTATttcgatgaacatttttcgaaaataatgaacaaattttgaattttatTAATATTTTTATGTCGGTAATAAATTTTGAATTGTGATGAATACTTTTAAAATCCGATGAACAAAATATTGAATTCGATTAACATTTTTAGAATTCGTATAGGATTCCCCTTAGGGGCGCCCGAGAGCGAGCGAACAAAACGTGAACGAGTGCTAAGAAATGGGTCGACCCAAGATTGTACGGCCACCTGAAAGCTTCGGGCGATCCAGAAGCTAGTCTCGCGTTAGGCGAGATATAGTTCTCGTACAGGACGCGTGGCGAGCGATCCGGGGTGGGACGACGCTTCGCTGGAAGGATCGGCCGACGGGGCCGGTCAGCTAGCGGCGTGTGCTCGCCACACACCCCAAATCCTCCCCCACACGGCCACGCCTACTCAAGCACACAGACGATCCATACATCCACAACCCCCACCAAACCAATCCGACCAACCAAGAAACACCGCCGGCCGCAGCCACCAAGAACCATCCATGGCGACCCTGTTCTGCGCGGCCGCTGCCACCTCGTGCCGTCTCGCCTTCCCGCTTGCCGTGCCGGCGCCGGCGCCAGGCCTTGGCCGCGGCCGGGCCCGACGCGGCACGGTGGCGGTGCGTGCGGAGGCAGACACCGCCGCTGCTGGGACCGGGATAAACCCGGCCATCCGGAAGGAGGAGGCCAAGGTGGTCGACACCGTCCTGGCCGGGGAGCTCTCCAAGCCGCTCACCCCGTACTGCCGGTACAGTTCCCTTTCCCCATCCTGCTATTTACTTCTGATTACTAGTACATGTTTATGTTTGGTGGTGCAAGAAGCCATTTTAGTCACCCGCGTACACGTTGCAGGACGAGATTTGCAGGGCATGCCATTTCACTCACCATTAACATAGTACATATGCAGTGTGTAGTTGGACTGCGCAAATAAATCATGTCGAGACAATGTTCTGACTTCATTAAACAAGCGATTATTATCGAAGAGGAAAAACCTTTTGAGATATCCAAGAGGATAAAGAACTGTGGTTCTTTTTCAAGGATGTTCTGCAGAACAAGTACTTGCTTTTTTATTTAGAGGAGgatcacccggcctctgcatagaaCAAGAACTTGCTGGTTCTTAATGCAATCCGGGTCCAGACAGATGGCAACTTTTCTGATTGTACTGTTTTGATGGCATTTTTCCATCTCCAGTTTTAATTTAGCTAACTACAACCTTGACAGGAACCTGCAACAAATAATTTACATGGGTAAATCGAATGGTAATTTGATTTGTTGTAAGAGGAAGATTTGTACTGCTACGGGCAACTGTctctaatctaaatttagttggTTAAAGGTTTGAGTGGACTCTGCAAGAACAATAAATTTAATAAATGGGCTTGGTTGATCGCCTACGGTATCCCAAGTTGGCGTGCGAAGCAAAATTTAGACTGCTACACTGAGTTTTTTTACCTTCAGTAACTGAATTGATCCTATGATCAGCAAATTTTAAGCCTTAGAATGGCCAACGGTAGAAAACTAAGTAAAGAGAATACATAAATCTTCATGATTGTTTTGTGCACTGTTATATTTACAGTAGCTGAGTTGTAATCCTGATACTGTTGCTCTCCTGATGAGAGCCAATTTAAGTTTAACTGTACTCTGTTGCTGTTGGTTAACCTTCTTAATGCAAGCATAATGCAACACTGTTGCATTTCATAAGAAAAAAATGTTCCGATGAATTACCCGTTATTACTTCATCCAAAACAACTGCACTCTTATAACTATATCTGCTGAACTATACTAGAATTTGCAAGCTGAATCCCAGTTCGTTGATACTCCCTCCCTAAAGAAAtacaagagcgtttagatcactagtggtctaaacgcttttatatttctttagggAGGGAGTACTTCAAACAAATTATTAATAGTGTTTATTGACCCAAACTGCGGGGACCAGCCAATTGATGGTCTTTATGCTGTTGATGCCTGCATTACAGAGTTCGTCTTCCTTTGGAATACTTGATTTGCATACCATTTTGAAGTTCCAACTATTACTCATTTTCCTCTAAATGAATGATTACTGACTTTGATTCATGTGTTTGCCACAAGGTGCTGGAGATCGGGAACATTTCCACTGTGTGATGGAAGCCATGTGAAGCACAACAAAGCAACGGGTGATAATGTAGGGCCCTTGCTTGTTAAGAAGTAGAATGAGTTATTTTTCCTCAATTTGTGTTGAGTGGAATAATGTGTATATCGTAGTTGGTATAACGTTTTTCTCAAATGTAATAATGAAGTTCCATGCTGCAACAACCCTGTTGATCAAAAGAGCAGAATTAAGAGAGAAATTGCCATGCTACAAAGCAAAATAAGTATCATTTCTGcacactagtcaatgtgtacgtgcaatgcacgtattTGGAAGTATATATTAATTGCATGCGGATAtcaagtaggatattatttgcgtgttattatgtgattagcactatatttgacatgaaattaactgcacgctaaacgtgttgagcgcttgaCATTGAAGCAGTCTTGGTCGTTGGATCGACATGATTCGATGGTCGAGATTAATTGGATTTGCCCCTCTGGGTCTTTTTAtattagtatagatatagatactaCATGTATAGTGTCCCATGAATTTGATAAAATTTTATAGGATGCACTAAAAGGAGAGTATACTCGATTTATCAGTCACTTTACAAATCAGCAAGTGCGATGATACAGGCCAATGAGAAATTTGAAAATGCGCTCAAATCAAGTAATGCTTAATATAAACAAATTATTTGGAAATGTGCTGCTCTTGTGAGGGCGACCCGAGCCATAGTTGTCGCCATCCATCTTCTCTTTTCCCTCCTCGCAGCCCGTGCCCCGTGCTGCACTTGATTCGAGTCAAACTTGGTTTTAGGCTGGTCATAgtagggagtaacttagactagtgtcatgcatatgacactagtctaagttagtACTTCCATAGTGCAAAGTATCTTAGTAGTAGTATCATAGTTTGTTTCATTTATTGccttatagactcattttgcctcgggaagcgctatgttacagtaacatattatgggcctgtttggttccaaataagtcaccaacttataagtcgaaaagtgaaaaaagtgacttattttgccaaacagacccgacttataagtcaccccaacttataagtcataagttgctccaccccaacttaaaacttataagtcacccccttttgcgTGGGTCCCACCACCTGCATGATGTTGATTGGTGTGGAAAGGTgtgtcaggtgacttataagtcaggtgataaccaaacaggcgtgacttataagtcactagttttaagtcacctgacttataagtcgggtgacttattgaaaccaaacaggccctatgttactccaagcacctctctcttcattaaatacttgccacataaacaaaattgtcttgggatgtgttaagttactacctaagttcccccactatgactagccttagtaAAGCTCCTGTGCTGCACTAAATATCAAGAACCAAGATTTTCCGACATCCAAGCACTTGATTTGAGTCAAACTTGGTTTGCTGTACAGGATTCCACCATATTTGTCCACACAAATAGTTCTTGATATTTAGTCATGATTGTTTTTCTCCATAGTTCAGTGTCTACATTTTTATTCTCCTA encodes the following:
- the LOC123104406 gene encoding CDGSH iron-sulfur domain-containing protein NEET; the encoded protein is MATLFCAAAATSCRLAFPLAVPAPAPGLGRGRARRGTVAVRAEADTAAAGTGINPAIRKEEAKVVDTVLAGELSKPLTPYCRCWRSGTFPLCDGSHVKHNKATGDNVGPLLVKK